From a region of the uncultured Propionivibrio sp. genome:
- a CDS encoding TRAP transporter large permease subunit — MTIATFLFSLLGAMALGAPIAFSLLICGVALMLQMDNFDTQIIAQNLLEGANNYPLMAVPFFMLTGELMNAGGLSKRIVEVADALIGHVRGGLGYVAIITAAVVASISGSAVADTAAVAALLIPMMRNAGYSVPRSAGLIASAGCIAPVVPPSIPLVVFGVTTQLSITKLFMAGIFPGLMMAVTLAVTWWLVAKKEQPGGPAQRGFELGRFLTALRNGIWALVLPFVIIGGMKAGVFTPTEAAVVAVFYSLFTGLFVYRELDYRRVPHLMLSALKTSCTIMFLVACAMVSAWLITIADIPAQTIELLKPFMGNQMVLMLVITILVIIVGTALDLIPTVLILGPILVPVVKMAGIDPYYFGVLFIMNNAIGLLTPPVGTVLNVVAAVGKEKLDNVIKGVWPFLLAETVLMFLLVFFPKLVTVPAKWLS; from the coding sequence ATGACCATTGCGACTTTTCTCTTCTCCCTGCTGGGCGCGATGGCGCTCGGTGCGCCGATCGCCTTCTCGCTGCTGATCTGCGGCGTTGCGCTGATGCTGCAGATGGACAACTTCGACACGCAGATCATTGCGCAGAATCTGCTCGAAGGCGCCAACAACTATCCGCTGATGGCGGTGCCTTTCTTCATGCTGACCGGCGAGCTGATGAATGCCGGCGGTCTTTCCAAGCGCATTGTCGAAGTGGCCGACGCGCTGATTGGTCACGTGCGCGGCGGTCTCGGTTATGTCGCGATCATCACGGCGGCGGTGGTGGCCAGTATCTCGGGGTCGGCGGTGGCCGATACCGCGGCGGTGGCGGCCCTGCTGATTCCGATGATGCGCAATGCCGGCTACAGTGTGCCGCGTTCGGCCGGTCTGATTGCTTCGGCGGGGTGTATCGCGCCGGTGGTGCCGCCGTCGATTCCGCTGGTTGTCTTTGGCGTGACGACGCAGCTGTCGATCACCAAGCTGTTCATGGCCGGTATTTTCCCGGGGCTGATGATGGCGGTGACGCTGGCGGTGACCTGGTGGCTGGTGGCGAAGAAGGAGCAGCCGGGCGGACCGGCTCAGCGCGGCTTCGAGCTGGGGCGTTTCCTGACGGCCTTGCGCAACGGCATCTGGGCGCTGGTTCTGCCGTTTGTCATCATCGGCGGGATGAAGGCGGGCGTGTTCACGCCGACCGAAGCGGCGGTCGTTGCCGTCTTCTATTCTCTCTTCACCGGTCTTTTCGTCTATCGCGAACTCGATTACCGGAGGGTGCCGCACCTGATGCTGTCGGCGTTGAAGACGTCCTGCACGATCATGTTCCTGGTCGCCTGCGCGATGGTCTCGGCATGGCTGATCACGATCGCGGACATTCCGGCGCAGACGATCGAGCTGCTCAAGCCGTTCATGGGCAACCAGATGGTGCTGATGCTGGTGATCACGATCCTGGTGATCATCGTCGGGACGGCGCTGGACCTGATCCCGACGGTGCTGATCCTCGGTCCGATCCTGGTGCCGGTGGTGAAGATGGCGGGGATCGATCCGTACTACTTCGGCGTGCTGTTCATCATGAACAATGCCATCGGCCTGCTGACGCCGCCGGTCGGGACGGTGCTCAACGTCGTGGCGGCGGTCGGCAAGGAGAAACTCGACAACGTCATCAAGGGCGTCTGGCCCTTCCTGCTCGCCGAGACCGTGCTGATGTTCCTGCTCGTCTTCTTCCCCAAACTCGTCACCGTGCCGGCCAAGTGGCTGTCATAA
- a CDS encoding TRAP transporter small permease, which yields MLGKLIKLVEWILVGMFGIMAVLVFGNVVLRYGFNSGIVFSEEVSRFFFMWLTLIGALIVMKDHGHLGMSSVVEKFGERGQRICRFLADSLTLICCLLLAHGTWKQMIIGMDDHAPVTGIPMGIVQSALFISSVGMALVLGYGIWRQLTGRMPKEELIPYSGSVGE from the coding sequence ATGCTTGGGAAACTGATAAAGCTGGTCGAATGGATTCTGGTGGGGATGTTCGGCATCATGGCGGTGCTGGTGTTCGGGAACGTGGTGCTGCGGTATGGATTCAATTCGGGGATCGTGTTTTCGGAGGAAGTGTCGCGTTTCTTTTTCATGTGGCTGACGCTGATCGGGGCCTTGATCGTGATGAAGGATCACGGGCATCTGGGGATGAGCAGCGTGGTCGAGAAGTTTGGTGAGCGTGGGCAGCGTATCTGCCGGTTCCTTGCCGATTCGCTGACGCTGATCTGTTGCCTGCTGCTGGCGCACGGGACCTGGAAGCAGATGATCATCGGCATGGACGACCATGCGCCGGTGACCGGCATTCCGATGGGGATCGTCCAGTCGGCATTGTTCATTTCGAGCGTCGGCATGGCGCTGGTGCTCGGTTACGGGATCTGGCGGCAACTGACGGGCCGGATGCCGAAGGAAGAGCTGATTCCGTACAGCGGCAGCGTTGGCGAATAA
- a CDS encoding TRAP transporter substrate-binding protein, protein MAQGFRKLSTVVVALLAAGFCSFAGAQTTPERNMRVSIGIPEDHPSAQGAAKMIESLARQSGGKFKAKLYPNSQLGSETATIASVRGGTLEVTIVATAPVATIIKEFLVYDLPFLFQNEKEADTILDGKFGQKLLDLTTSKNMIGLCYWENGFRQLTNSKRPVANMDDMSGLKIRVMQNPVYIDAFKTMGANAIPMPMPELYTALEAKAVDAQENPITNIYSNKMFEVQKYISLTNHAYSPHIILVSKAFWDKLEPKEQQMMRTACYEGRDYERKMNRDLAAGQLADMQKTKGMTLTTVTPAEMAKMRERIKPVIDRFIPEIGAETVAEANAEIAKIRK, encoded by the coding sequence ATGGCACAAGGTTTTCGTAAGTTGAGCACGGTTGTCGTAGCACTCCTCGCGGCGGGCTTCTGCTCGTTCGCTGGCGCACAAACCACCCCTGAGCGCAATATGCGGGTATCGATCGGTATTCCCGAGGATCACCCGAGCGCGCAGGGCGCGGCAAAGATGATCGAATCGCTGGCGCGTCAAAGCGGCGGCAAGTTCAAGGCCAAGCTGTACCCGAACAGCCAGCTCGGTTCCGAAACGGCGACGATCGCGTCGGTTCGTGGCGGCACGCTCGAAGTGACCATCGTCGCGACGGCACCGGTGGCGACCATCATCAAGGAATTCCTGGTGTATGACCTGCCCTTCCTGTTCCAGAACGAGAAGGAAGCGGACACGATTCTCGACGGCAAATTCGGTCAGAAGCTGCTTGACCTGACGACCTCGAAGAACATGATCGGCCTGTGCTACTGGGAAAACGGTTTCCGTCAGTTGACCAACAGCAAGCGCCCCGTGGCGAACATGGACGACATGTCCGGGCTGAAGATCCGCGTCATGCAGAACCCGGTCTATATCGACGCGTTCAAGACGATGGGTGCCAATGCCATCCCGATGCCGATGCCGGAACTCTATACGGCGCTGGAAGCCAAGGCCGTCGATGCGCAGGAAAACCCGATCACCAACATCTATTCCAACAAGATGTTCGAGGTCCAGAAGTACATCAGCCTGACCAACCATGCCTACTCGCCGCATATCATCCTGGTCAGCAAGGCGTTCTGGGACAAGCTGGAACCGAAAGAACAGCAGATGATGCGCACGGCCTGCTACGAAGGACGCGACTACGAGCGCAAGATGAATCGCGACCTGGCGGCGGGCCAGCTTGCCGACATGCAGAAGACCAAGGGCATGACGCTCACGACCGTGACGCCGGCCGAAATGGCCAAGATGCGTGAGCGCATCAAGCCGGTGATCGATCGCTTCATCCCCGAAATCGGCGCCGAAACCGTGGCCGAAGCCAATGCGGAAATCGCCAAGATCCGGAAGTGA
- a CDS encoding zinc-binding dehydrogenase, which translates to MKALYYVGEKAMEIRDIPVPTAGPGRYLVKVRANGICGSDVEGYLGKTGRRLAPMIMGHEVAGVIAEAPAKAKHAVGTRVVIFPKPFCGECEFCKKGMVNVCPSGICMGVLDQDGSMTEYVAVEEKYLIPFADTLSFSEAAMTEPLAVAYRSVQKLNDQEIAEAAHCLVIGAGTIGLLVVALLKLRGAKHVIVADATDFRLDVARTMGADATINSRAGDFIEAVKTLTDGRLCDFSIEAVGIGATAANSLDCLRIGGTAVWIGNAQKLVEVNMQKIVTTELTIKGNYVYDFAGFEASLKLLEQGRIDVSPLMTNAYPLADGVQAFRDLENNRDGKMLKVFLENA; encoded by the coding sequence GTGAAAGCTCTGTATTACGTTGGCGAGAAAGCCATGGAAATTCGCGATATTCCAGTGCCGACGGCCGGGCCGGGGCGCTATCTCGTCAAAGTGCGTGCCAATGGCATTTGCGGGTCCGATGTCGAGGGCTACCTCGGCAAGACCGGGCGGCGCCTGGCGCCGATGATCATGGGTCACGAAGTTGCCGGCGTCATTGCCGAGGCGCCAGCGAAGGCGAAACACGCGGTGGGGACGCGTGTCGTGATCTTTCCCAAACCGTTCTGCGGCGAGTGCGAATTCTGCAAGAAGGGCATGGTCAACGTCTGTCCTTCCGGCATTTGCATGGGCGTGCTCGATCAGGACGGCAGCATGACGGAGTATGTCGCCGTCGAAGAAAAATACCTGATTCCTTTCGCCGACACCTTGTCGTTCAGCGAGGCGGCGATGACCGAGCCACTGGCCGTGGCGTATCGTTCGGTACAGAAGCTGAACGACCAGGAGATCGCCGAGGCGGCGCACTGCCTGGTGATCGGCGCCGGGACCATCGGCTTGCTGGTCGTGGCCTTGCTCAAGCTGCGCGGCGCGAAGCACGTCATCGTCGCCGATGCGACCGATTTCCGCCTCGACGTGGCGCGCACAATGGGGGCGGATGCGACGATCAATTCACGCGCCGGCGACTTCATCGAGGCGGTCAAGACCTTGACCGACGGGCGGCTCTGCGACTTTTCCATCGAAGCCGTCGGCATCGGCGCGACGGCGGCCAATTCGCTCGATTGCCTGCGTATCGGCGGTACCGCCGTGTGGATCGGCAATGCGCAGAAGCTCGTTGAAGTGAATATGCAGAAGATCGTCACCACGGAGCTGACGATCAAGGGCAACTACGTCTATGACTTTGCCGGTTTCGAGGCCAGCCTGAAGTTGCTGGAGCAAGGGCGGATCGACGTGTCGCCGCTAATGACGAATGCCTATCCGCTGGCGGACGGCGTGCAGGCGTTCCGTGATCTCGAAAACAACCGCGACGGCAAAATGCTGAAGGTGTTCCTGGAAAATGCGTGA
- the ltnD gene encoding L-threonate dehydrogenase — protein MNASVKKPVGVIGLGAMGMGVAMSLLREGFEVHACDIRAEAVQKVVDAGGVAAGSPAEMAPRVDVLISVVVNADQTEAVLFGAQGAVPKMRPGTVVISSATVSPDFARALGKRIADAGLLMIDGPISGGAAKAMAGEMTVMSSGSPEAYAKCEDVLDAIAGKVYRLGNEVGPGSVVKMINQLLAGVHIAAAGEAMALAIRAGADPDQVYEVITNSAGNSWMFQNRVPHILAGDYTPLSAVNIFVKDLGIVLDYAKKNVFPLPLSATAHQMYMSASAAGHGGEDDSAVIKVFPAIKLPDAKK, from the coding sequence ATGAACGCAAGCGTCAAGAAACCGGTGGGTGTCATTGGCCTCGGGGCGATGGGGATGGGCGTGGCGATGTCGCTGCTGCGCGAAGGCTTCGAGGTTCATGCCTGTGATATACGCGCCGAGGCGGTGCAGAAAGTGGTCGACGCCGGTGGCGTTGCTGCGGGGTCGCCGGCAGAGATGGCGCCGCGCGTTGATGTGCTGATCAGCGTCGTCGTCAATGCCGATCAGACCGAGGCGGTGTTGTTCGGCGCGCAAGGCGCCGTGCCGAAGATGCGTCCGGGGACGGTCGTCATTTCGAGCGCGACGGTGTCGCCCGACTTCGCCCGCGCCCTTGGCAAGCGCATCGCCGATGCCGGGCTCCTGATGATCGACGGGCCGATTTCCGGCGGCGCCGCCAAGGCGATGGCCGGGGAAATGACGGTGATGTCCTCCGGCTCGCCCGAGGCCTATGCCAAATGCGAGGATGTGCTCGATGCCATCGCCGGCAAGGTCTATCGTCTCGGCAACGAGGTCGGACCGGGCTCGGTAGTCAAGATGATCAATCAGTTGCTGGCCGGTGTGCATATCGCCGCGGCCGGAGAGGCGATGGCGCTGGCGATCCGCGCCGGGGCCGATCCCGACCAGGTTTACGAGGTGATCACCAACAGTGCCGGCAATTCCTGGATGTTCCAGAATCGCGTGCCGCACATTCTGGCCGGCGACTACACGCCGCTTTCGGCCGTCAATATCTTCGTCAAGGATCTCGGTATCGTCCTCGACTATGCCAAGAAAAACGTCTTCCCGTTGCCGCTGTCGGCGACCGCGCACCAGATGTACATGTCGGCCTCGGCGGCCGGACACGGTGGCGAGGACGATTCGGCCGTCATCAAAGTCTTCCCGGCGATCAAGTTGCCCGACGCCAAGAAGTAA
- a CDS encoding FadR/GntR family transcriptional regulator, producing MNSAPLFNVEPIAVTGTLTDRVCEALTQLIASEDFGAGARLPSEQQMAGRFGVSRTVIREAVSRLKSEGLVESRQGSGVFVRERNIDTPFRLDPALMDCRQSVLQVIELRQALEGEIAALAATRRTPAQMTAIRNALSGIAAAEAAGDDGVDADIAFHRSIAAATGNPHFLALTEFLFTFLTHATRITRGHEATKRTLSAQVKDEHQHIVDAIAAKDIEAARAAARQHMECAMQRLGSANLRKFRQPPA from the coding sequence ATGAACAGCGCCCCCCTCTTCAACGTCGAACCCATCGCAGTCACCGGAACACTGACTGACCGCGTCTGCGAAGCCCTGACCCAACTCATCGCCAGCGAAGACTTCGGTGCCGGCGCCCGGCTGCCGTCGGAGCAACAGATGGCGGGGCGTTTTGGCGTCAGCCGTACGGTCATCCGCGAAGCCGTCTCGCGACTGAAATCGGAAGGGCTCGTCGAATCGCGCCAGGGCAGCGGCGTCTTCGTGCGCGAGCGCAACATCGACACCCCCTTCCGCCTCGACCCGGCGCTCATGGACTGCCGCCAGTCGGTCCTGCAGGTGATTGAACTGCGCCAGGCGCTCGAAGGCGAGATCGCGGCACTGGCGGCAACGCGGCGGACGCCGGCGCAGATGACGGCAATTCGCAACGCGCTTTCCGGCATCGCCGCGGCTGAAGCCGCGGGCGACGACGGCGTCGACGCCGATATCGCCTTCCACCGCAGCATTGCAGCGGCAACGGGCAATCCCCACTTTCTCGCGCTGACCGAATTCCTGTTCACTTTCCTCACCCATGCCACCCGCATCACACGCGGCCACGAAGCGACCAAGCGCACGCTGTCGGCGCAGGTCAAGGATGAACACCAGCACATCGTCGACGCGATCGCCGCCAAGGACATCGAGGCCGCCCGCGCCGCCGCCCGGCAGCACATGGAATGCGCCATGCAGCGGCTCGGCTCGGCCAATCTCAGGAAGTTCCGGCAGCCGCCTGCCTGA